One window from the genome of Clostridiales bacterium encodes:
- a CDS encoding InlB B-repeat-containing protein, with protein MRKLLRYMISIAAAVTSALALFACSDKVSVTVELNDGELDCRSITVNSGSVIGIPQAPTKNGCIFDGWWTEQSGGELFDFTKPVTSDITIYAHWTESGVASVTFDLNLPTDNAVSSQTPSGLTLKAGEKFTPPTDPVCDGYLFKGWFEADGQAAATASTIINNDVTFYAQWAKLYTVSFASEIGDVPEPIKVEENTVAVLPDISIEGYTLGEWCTDSELKSFYDETQTLKNDITLYAKFYKHTALDAFYFGSVESDGYARITGIKPEMLDSIGDTLVIPDITASGEKIGRFSVLNTSGANEVDLSGIKKVVLSNTLNKSFSAALDLMENLTTVVGGRGGRDYTAYAGCVYSNEDDAYYRLCYVPKAIEGGIVPLRNDGTKIFIESDSSGASLKFDGLQIADVYAFELNGATSTRLSISIVQNINVVFIAPDDYVDEYASRYAKEFIYGVSGESGVFVFVPKSRSDDAEYIAEKTKQAIQARDDEIRRQEQEYLQGGK; from the coding sequence ATGAGAAAACTTTTGCGCTACATGATTTCGATAGCTGCGGCGGTGACGTCGGCACTTGCGCTTTTTGCTTGTTCCGATAAAGTTTCCGTGACTGTCGAGCTTAACGACGGCGAGCTTGACTGTCGATCGATAACGGTCAATAGCGGGAGCGTTATCGGCATACCGCAAGCACCCACTAAGAACGGGTGTATTTTCGACGGGTGGTGGACAGAGCAGTCTGGCGGCGAGCTTTTCGATTTTACAAAGCCCGTTACGAGCGATATTACTATCTATGCGCACTGGACCGAATCGGGCGTTGCGTCGGTAACGTTCGATTTGAATTTGCCGACGGATAACGCTGTTTCCTCGCAAACGCCGAGCGGGCTGACGTTGAAGGCGGGGGAAAAGTTCACTCCGCCTACCGATCCCGTTTGCGACGGGTATCTTTTTAAAGGCTGGTTTGAAGCCGACGGGCAAGCCGCGGCGACGGCAAGCACTATTATAAACAACGACGTTACGTTTTACGCGCAGTGGGCTAAGCTTTATACCGTTTCGTTCGCAAGCGAAATCGGCGACGTGCCCGAGCCGATAAAGGTCGAGGAAAACACCGTTGCGGTGCTTCCCGATATTTCTATCGAGGGTTACACTCTCGGCGAGTGGTGCACGGACAGCGAGCTTAAAAGCTTCTACGACGAAACTCAGACGCTTAAAAACGATATAACGCTTTATGCAAAGTTCTACAAGCATACCGCGCTCGACGCGTTCTATTTCGGTTCGGTCGAGTCCGACGGCTATGCGCGCATAACGGGTATCAAGCCCGAAATGCTGGACAGCATAGGCGACACGCTGGTCATTCCCGACATTACGGCTTCGGGCGAGAAGATCGGGCGGTTCTCCGTTCTCAATACGAGCGGGGCGAACGAGGTCGATTTGTCCGGTATTAAAAAAGTCGTGCTGTCTAACACGCTTAACAAGTCGTTCTCTGCGGCACTCGATCTTATGGAAAATCTTACGACTGTCGTCGGCGGTCGCGGCGGGCGCGATTATACCGCGTATGCGGGGTGTGTTTACAGCAACGAGGACGACGCGTATTATCGGTTATGCTACGTGCCGAAAGCGATAGAGGGTGGTATCGTTCCGCTCAGAAACGACGGTACCAAAATATTCATAGAAAGCGATTCGTCGGGCGCGAGCCTTAAATTCGACGGTTTACAAATAGCGGACGTTTATGCGTTTGAGCTTAACGGCGCGACCTCCACACGCCTTAGTATCAGCATTGTGCAAAACATAAACGTTGTGTTTATCGCGCCCGATGATTACGTTGACGAATACGCTTCGCGCTACGCCAAAGAGTTTATCTACGGCGTGAGCGGCGAGTCGGGAGTGTTCGTATTCGTGCCTAAGTCCAGGAGCGACGACGCCGAGTACATAGCCGAAAAAACGAAGCAGGCGATACAGGCGCGCGACGACGAGATCCGCCGTCAGGAACAAGAATATTTGCAGGGCGGTAAGTAA
- the rlmD gene encoding 23S rRNA (uracil(1939)-C(5))-methyltransferase RlmD has protein sequence MNINEIIDVDITSCGMNGEGIARVDGKVVFVPYVLAGERVKVRIREVKSKYANATVIKVFDSSPDRIAPSCPHYYKCGGCDMGHVSAEYRKNAIIAELKNNFKKIADLDVEPSEFISSGERNGCRNKLSMPFGLVGGKVVLGLYKQNTHVVEPVICPIGGTLALSIAKTVCEFANAKKLSVYNETTQKGLLRHLVVREVGGRAAATLVINAQGFAHEKALGERLPDNVDFFVCPNFKHNNVILGDSVRLIKGSPFLPLEVLGVKAELSPLSFLQVNDLVRDELYKNAISFVSSPVLIDLYSGIGITSNLAAKKAERVIAVECVPQAVENANRTAVLNGNADKIKNICGDVQKVLGDISSEVKDCDILVDPPRKGCGEEVMRAVAKVKPDRLIYISCNHATMCRDIKIFLDETQGYRIEECKLFDMFPDTHHVETLVCLIRR, from the coding sequence ATGAATATCAACGAGATCATAGACGTAGACATAACCTCTTGCGGTATGAACGGCGAGGGGATAGCGCGAGTGGACGGCAAGGTCGTGTTCGTGCCGTACGTGCTTGCGGGCGAGCGGGTAAAGGTGCGCATCCGCGAGGTCAAGAGTAAGTACGCGAACGCTACCGTCATCAAGGTTTTTGATTCGTCACCCGATAGGATCGCGCCGTCGTGCCCGCACTATTACAAGTGCGGCGGCTGCGATATGGGTCACGTTTCCGCAGAGTACAGGAAAAACGCGATAATCGCCGAGCTTAAAAATAATTTCAAAAAGATAGCCGATCTCGACGTCGAGCCGAGCGAATTCATTTCGTCGGGCGAAAGAAACGGGTGCAGGAACAAGCTGTCCATGCCGTTCGGCTTGGTGGGCGGTAAAGTTGTTTTGGGGCTGTACAAGCAAAATACGCACGTTGTAGAGCCCGTTATTTGCCCGATCGGCGGCACGCTTGCGTTATCGATAGCCAAAACCGTGTGCGAATTCGCCAACGCGAAAAAGCTTTCGGTGTATAACGAAACCACCCAAAAAGGTCTGTTGCGTCACCTCGTAGTTCGCGAAGTGGGCGGCAGGGCGGCGGCAACTCTCGTCATCAACGCACAGGGCTTCGCTCACGAAAAAGCGCTCGGCGAAAGACTGCCCGATAACGTAGACTTTTTCGTTTGTCCCAATTTCAAGCATAACAACGTTATCCTCGGCGATAGCGTTCGGCTTATAAAGGGCAGTCCTTTTCTGCCGCTCGAAGTGCTCGGGGTCAAAGCCGAGCTGTCGCCGCTGTCGTTCTTGCAGGTCAACGACCTTGTGCGCGACGAGCTTTATAAGAACGCGATCTCGTTCGTTTCTTCGCCCGTGCTTATCGACTTATACAGCGGTATCGGCATAACGAGCAACCTTGCCGCGAAAAAGGCGGAGCGAGTTATCGCGGTCGAGTGCGTGCCGCAAGCGGTCGAAAACGCAAACCGCACAGCTGTTCTCAACGGCAACGCCGACAAGATAAAGAACATTTGCGGCGACGTGCAAAAGGTATTAGGCGATATTTCGAGTGAAGTAAAAGACTGCGATATTCTCGTCGATCCGCCGCGTAAGGGCTGCGGAGAAGAAGTCATGCGCGCAGTCGCCAAGGTCAAGCCCGATCGGCTTATATATATTTCGTGCAATCACGCGACGATGTGCCGCGATATAAAAATTTTCTTAGACGAAACGCAAGGCTACCGTATTGAGGAATGCAAGCTGTTCGATATGTTCCCCGACACGCACCACGTCGAAACTCTGGTTTGTCTTATACGCCGGTAG